Within Limanda limanda chromosome 17, fLimLim1.1, whole genome shotgun sequence, the genomic segment TAGAGACGGGACACACCCTTCGATTCCCTTACCTGCAAGGGCGTGTTCAAGAGGGAAACTGCACCGCATGCAACAGGTACGGAACACACACGGCACTCACACGGTGACAGAGCCTGAGTAAATACAGGTGAACTCTACAGAGTGAGGCAGGGTGTGTTCAACTGCCTTCCCACTTTATTCCATTTCCCTTGTGTCTAAAGTTCGGTGGCCATGAAACCGGCGTTGGACTCAACCCGTTCTTCTTCAGCCTCCGGGTCCGATTAATCTGTTTGTTCACTTCAACTTGTcttcccaccccccccccgcccacttCCCAAGCCAGGTCAGCGCTCAGACTTAACCCAATGGCACGCTAAGAGGCTTGACCCAGGGCGCCACTTCTCTCTCAGACACTCAGCGACACGACCAGCTGGTGAAGAGGACTGTGatgcgaacacacacacacacacacacacacacacacacacacacaaagcacgcAAACCCCCGAGTGTCAGTCCTAAGTATCTGTCTCACCCCGTCAGCGCGGGGAATGACTAGATGTCTGGAACTGCCTGTTAatctgagggaggagaagtggagTGAGTCACGGCAGATCACGCTGGGATTGGCCGGGTTTGCAGGGTTGACTCCCCTGCCGAGGTGAAGGCATCTCAATGAACCCGAGGAGTGGCTCCGGCTTTCACCTAAAAACGGAACAGAGCGAGCAGAGACTTTCTGAATCTTGAGTATCGCCCTCGCCGTGCCTTCCAGTCCCAGGccttgttaaacacacacacacacacacacacacacacaaacagtcatgaGTCACAGCAGAGGAGTTACCCCCCTCTTCTCCCCTTGCGATTACTCAGTATCTGCCCAGCTGCTGGCTGCAATGACTTAGCAGCCGCCGTATGTTTTCACATCTCCTCTCCCTCGCAGGTTTTTGTGCGTGCATACCGAGTAGACAAACACAATAACGGTCTATGGGGGCATTCAAATGTGCATCGAGCAGAACTTGCCGCTGGGGTGTCTCAAACATTAGAAGCTGCAAAACTTTTAaccacacgggggggggggttgcaagTGCACCAAGGTAAGATAGGTCCAATCATcgtctccgtctgtctgtgcCAGTGAGGATGGCAGAGAACTTAGCTGCATCTTGTCTTTTGCATTCGTATTACCTACGATCTAATTTTGAAGACTTATGCAACCAGCCCTGCAGCTTCACAACCCCCCCCAGTGTGGCTGACAACCCCGTGAAATTAAAGGTGACAGTCTGCACATCCGCCCGAGACGACGCCTCAGTTGGCATCCGACTAACATCAGCAGATTTCAGATCTAACATGCGCTCTATCCCTCCAATTAAATAGCATCATTTGGAGAAAAAGCAAAAGGGGGAGAAGACGATAGAGAACATGTCGTTTAAAAgggtagaaaaaaacaaaaatgcaaatgCAATTGTGAAAGATGTCCGTTTCATCCCCGAAAATATGCCGGAGTTTCTTCATCTCTTGAAGCAACTTGCTTTCACACTGCAGGGTTGGTGAAGTAAGCGCGAGGAGTGCTAAATAAGCAGCGACTGTAGCACTCTCTGTGACCTCCTAGCTTTTGCCACGGGGTCAGATCCCCCCGGCGTGGATGAGGGACTCCGGTCGCTCCACTCCACTGCCCATCAGCTCTCCTGGCTGTCAGGGCGCCACCACCCCAGAGAATGACCCCCCACCCGCCGGGCTGGCGCTTGAATGAGCAAGGACCTGCTCCTCCCCATGAAGGGTTCAGGATCCCGACACCTACGACGTGTCTATGTCGATTTACCCACATGAGCATGGTGTTAAACAATCGGACGAGGCCTGACAGAGCATGGAATCCAATCCTCAACGGGAGGGGATGCACTTGAAGGCTGCGTGACCAATTTCCGGCACCGAAATAGCCACATGAACCAGTCGCCTCCCTCTCCGGCTCCGAGAGAAGCACCTTTCAGACGCCCTCTGCTCACCTGACCTCCTTTCTGAAAGGTGTTTATTCCCTGTCGGAGCGCGAGCAGATGCCCTCCGCTCACTGTTGGCCTTCCATGAAAGGATCTGCCACTGGCTCGGAGCACGAGAACAATCAAAAGCAGAGGAACGTACACAGATGTTTTACGTCTGGGATGAGAAACATGTTGAGAGAGACCATCTGGAGGGAGATCACCACTGTGCAGGTGCGGAGCCTTATACAACATGACGTGTGTTAACATTCCACCTGCTCCTCTGAAACATGGCAAAGATGGTGACTCAAGGCGAGTGATGTGGTTAATGTACGACTTGATCCACACAACAATCGATTCATGACGCACCCCCCTACAGGCCTGCATGAGCTGCTTCTCCTCATGACATCATTACAAAGCATATACAGTTCCGGTTTATGACTGTTGCTTGGACAAAACAAGGAGTTTAAAAGACAATttagttcacccaaaaaggaaCTTTCAATCATTATCTACCCACCACTCCACAGACGGAGGGGTGGGTAAAGtctttgagtccacaaaacccttttggagtttcaggggtaaacagtgtggCAGCCAAATCCCACACAACTCGAAAGGAGGTCATTTATATGGTTTCAGCCTCAATGTTCCCTGTGATCCAGGAGCCAATGTGGATCCAGAGGATATCAGacgacatttaggctaaaaataTGGTGTTGATGACACCGTTTTTAGTCAGATTTTAATTCCGGGGCcaacagacacttggatgacaccacaggagcagtatggtgGCATGTTAGGTTTctttctgctgttgttttttttacatttgaataattAATTCACTTCAATTTaattggctgcaatgctgtttagcCCAGAAACTCTGTTTTTtggtgttttgtggactcaaacacttcagccctccatcgacatagtgttgagtagataatgagagaATTTTTCATTCTGGGGTGAACAATTCCGTTAATATTTGGTCATAATCAACTCAATCCTTCAAAAAAAGACTCTTAAAATAAAGAACTTAGCTTCTTTCGTTCCAGAGTTACGCAGGGAAAAAACTTATCACATGGTTTAAAGACTAATACActcaattttttttgtaatggcAGAAGAACAGGTTTGAGTGTTGAAATCCCTTTGGGGCAAATGTTTACCCGTTGCAACAGATAAGCTCAACCTCCTTTGTCCGTCAATCACTGACTTCACTGGAATGCAATATGTTCCCATTTCAGCAAGAAAAAAACCCACAGATCCATGAACTGGtatctggaaaaagaaaaaggcctAAACAACACTATCAAGGATGATAAGAAACCAGTCCAGGCCTGTGGACAGAGTGAGGGATTGAGTTAGAAACCCTGATGAGCTCCAGTGTGGAGGTGGGAAACACAACATTTTGGCAAGTGATCcagataatacaaaaataataataactgatcTCTGTAAAGAGATTATCAATcatagggggtgggggggcatctTTATCCATAACTAATACATGATGATGCGTTCACAGTGCACCTGAAAACTTTCTTCACTAGTTCAGTCTCTCACCTTGTAGACATTTTCCGTCATGCGGTGAACCTCGTCCGTACGAGACATCGTGGAATCTTCAGCCAGGACCATAAACGCGTCCTGGTCCTCGGAGCGTGTATCCgcgttaaagagagagagagagaggtaggtaggtgagtgtgggggggtgtgtgggggtAGGGGGGGACACGCGTGGTAAAAGGGGGTCGATCAAACAAAAAACCCACAGCGGCGAGAGAGCGACTCGATGCTGCGCTCCCGAAAACCCCACGTCAACTGAACACACCTTCTGCTGAGCGCCCAGCTGACAGCCCCGCTGCTGCCTTCACGGACCCCCGCCACAGCTCGGACATCTCGCCGTCGCCGGCAGGAAGAAAAAGCGCGTTCGCCGACAAAGTCACGAaaataggaaaaataaaaacccgATAATAGCATAACGGGCTGAAGTGGCAACAATACGACAAGTGCCCCGATGTGATTCTCGTAAAAAGGGCagcggtgtttttatttgtgagcATGTTGAATTTCGCAGAGGAGGATTCAATGTGCTGTTCAGGGGTATAAAAAACTACACAGAGATTATAAAATGAGATATACTTGTTTAGTCTCAATATATTTTGGTCCATATTGTCCAGCCTTATAAGAACACACTTGAGATATAATTATATGTGTGGTTTACTGTATAAATGGCACAGGCCACCAGGCTGATGAGCAGGAAGAAACTGAGATTTGATTAATAACTGAATATTAAAACACTAAAATGTGAGTACTACAATACAATATTATTATGACAATCACTATCATGTGTTAACCTGTCATTTTACAGTTGTCTGATTACCCTGACAGCATATGTTCGTTATGATCAGCTTAAAAAGACTTAGTCCACTCGGTAATCTGCATCCACAGCTATATAGAGCTATAGAGCTATAGaaatatagatagatggatagattacATGAGGCGATATGCCAGTCATACTTTGTTTTCAGAATGAAAGAACACAATGGGTGATGTTTTTCTCACAGGGGATAATTTGTTAGCTTCACTGAACATGCTAATTAGAGTCTGAGTGCCCACTTAGTTCAGGATGGTAAATAGGATATTGGCTCTTGTCTAAACATCTCCTACAAATCAGCAACATGAGCGTTCTACTTTCTTTCGGCAGCCATACAATCTCTATGTGAATGAAGACACCTGTTTTGCACAGTGCAGAGTTAAAAACCTAGTGAGGAGCGCCACCCTCTGGAGAATGCAGGTCACAAATTACGACTATTCTCTGGGAGTAGAGCCATAGAACCAAACTTGATTTAAGACActtttaaaaagaggaaaacaaaaggaaaatatcggtttgtgaaagaaaagcaaagagaagaaaTTGTTGCCACAGCTCAATTTAATGTGCAAAAGATCAGAATTTAATGTGTCATACGTCTAAAACTTGGTCCCGGCCTTCTGTTTCATCTGAACCAGCAAACTTTTAACATGACATTGATCTTTTCTAATCCCAGTCAGACATGTGCAAACAGATCGTGACACGTCCTTCATGTAGATACTCCAGGGGAGCAGTGAACCAAAGTACAAACACAGTGCTGATCCTGTCAAACGAGTACAGGTTCACGGATGCTCGCGGTTCCCAGATACTAAGAGTTAAGGATGAATTATCAGAACCAAAACAACCTGCTCCAGGAGTTCAACAGTAGATATCAACCACAGGTTCAGTCTGTTAGGCCgcctgcatctctctctccaacttgttctttgcttctctcctctctggaaAACCAAGTTAATAAAATCCAATCAGTCTGACATCAGTCGCACATGCATGAATCACGGAAGAAATCATTTTTGGTGTGAAAAAATGAGAAGATTCAACCGTACCTGGTTCAGCTTTAGCTGCCTCTGGGACTTCTGGTATCGGCTCAGTAGGGACCTCTGGAAGTGCTATGTCTTCTCCCTGAGGACAGATAGAAAATGTTACGCAaactaatgaaaacatgacaaagATATTCAGTTGTTTAGCTAAAAGAATGTTTTTTGTAGTATATTAAATTTACATTGACtgaataaatcacataaatcaaAGGGCTTAATAATCTGTACAGAATGGCATATTCTGTTTTACTGTAAGTAATTAAACAAACAGGTATTTAATGCCACatggaaaacattaaaaaactgttttgagGGAATAATCTTGCTCTTggcttttattttcagattgtcctaaataatatatatttatatgatacGATATTTTACTcaactaaaaaatacatcaatatatatacacaactaTTTCCACTGTCATAAAACTAATATAATATGTgtaattgagagagagagaagagttaAAAATCGTCATTTGTCTagtttgagagtgtgtgtgtcatttggaATAATGATTAGATTACAACAAGGTTTTAATTATTATGATTCAACCAAAATTATATTCACTGCAGTTTCAGTTACAGCCTGTTATTAACTTAAAATGATACTCGGGCTTTATCAGAATTCTTCCACTGAAGAGACAAATTTTCGACGTGCAGTTTTAAATCCACCCTTGATACTAAGAGTCTCTGAGCTTTAACCACAGCGCTAAACCAGTCGAAGTGCTACATAGTTACCAGCTGAAGCCTGTGGTTACACCAGGCCTCAAAGTGTGTAGCTACACAGTGAATGTGAAGACCATGCATGCTCCACAAACATTCCCCTCACTGATTACAGGTGAGTCATGCAGATTAACACACACCTGAGTGATGGCTTGCAGCTCTGCTAAAACAGCGTCTTCGTCGTCCTGCGTCAAGGCTCCAGCCAACATTTCATCTATTTGCtacagaagcaaaaaaaaaaaagaaatcagacaaGACAATGGTACATCACTTCCACAGGAATATTTAACTGTGGATGAACACAAGTCATTGTGTTTGTTGGAAAGTTCTGGTTTAAGTGAGAAGCATCCCTTAAACTTGTGTATAATATATCAAGATTAAATAAGCAACAAATAGATCATAGCATTGttaaaatatcatttaaaaagcCTTTGATTTTGGCCACTACTTGCACTGCAGTTTTAATTAATGTAAGTTGATATCAGGCTTATATTGTTTTAAGAAAAGTAGAAATAGCTGATGTTTACCCTTTGATATTCTATTGATTCCTGGGTCTCGTCCAGGATTCGCTCCACATCTTCTATTGACATGATCTGTCACAATCAAGAAAAGAACCAAGATCACACACGGAAAGAAAAGCGATTTTGATGAAAAGAGTTTTCCACTAAATACAAGTACTGAGCTCATAAGTGAGAATTCGGACACGGTTGAAGCATACATCAAAAGATATTTTTACACCAATAAAGTGATCAGAACATTTCttaataaaaaaaggcagaaaaaaagcAATATCTACCTGGTGCATACTCCGCAGACAATCATTTCCAACCTTAAGCTCTTCGATGACCTGCATCTCAATTTGCATGAACTCAATATCTTGAACCTGTTGAAAAgatttgtaaataaaaacaatttatatACAAATAACAGACATGCTTGTCAAACAAATGTGGTTCAATAAGATTGAAAAATATGCTGAGAATGAGTCACATAGAATCCTTCCTTTATTAATGTTTTCACCGCTGTCCATATGTTAGTTTGTAAGAGACGGATTTCTACAAAACTTTATAGAAGTGTGTGTCAGAGAAGAATCAATAAAATTTAGGTGTGGATCGAGAACAAGGGACGGATCCAGAACATTGACATTTTCAGTTATTTCCccgagaataattcatagatcttgatgaaaacattataaGCTATATTTTAGGTCTTATTTCTTAAAgtctgtgcaatttggtgcaacttgatcgaatttaaggggactattTGGTCCACCCAAAAATTAGAATATGTTAtgaatggagagaaaaacaatctTGGCTCCTCTAACGGTGACAAATAGTTAAATGTTGCTGAATTATGATACTGCAGCAAAGTCCAATAGTGATCTTTATATCGAGAGGGAACCAGAGTAATCTCAAACAACATACCATGCGCTCCAGGTTTGAAAGCTGATTCTCAGTCTTTTCTAGCAGCTGATCCTGATATCGTTTTTTCTTGAGTAGCAGCAGCGCTTTGCTATGATGGCAAATGAAAAAGACGAGGGCTGTTAAGCTGCATTGCACTTATACAAAGAGAAGCATCACTTGTATAGCCATAGCCTTTCTGATTTCGAATGGGTTGGACAAAACAACAGGAGCACTTGTCAACATGATACAAAACAGATTGAAGACTCAAATAAGGTTGAATCAACATCTGAGACTTTTATAGAATGGTTTTAGTTAAGACTTTCATTGAATAAAGGATTTTTGCAGGACTGTCAGACTGTATTCGTCTAAGCTAAGTGTCATTAATAAACTGACACTTGAGTAGgtttgcaaaggggcggaaagtttccggtaaatttcaggaaactttccagaaactttccactggaatattaagctcgggaattttgaaaaaaaaaatatatacgcaaattaaatgctgagcaataaaaacatcattcaaaactctattttaaagatgtatggaatgcagcacacgctgcacgttgagtttcaaccctccactgtgcattcttccatcacatgcacagataactcccagcatccttcactctacagcagggctattgaggcctgctgtagtgtgcaggactagtcaggtaagtttccatgatattactggggaaaatatattagcatgctgattgaggattgttcatctgttcatctagcctatttccattcatttatccatgaattgtaaaatatgtttacagacgattccaattgtttggctaactatttatatctctggcattgcattattgtttttttacaaacttttttctcatcttattctacagaacaatgccacgtgcactctctcatgtgtggagacatttcaccccatccaatgtagaaggaaaggctgtgtacatttgcaaatactgtgcaaagacctatgttaagaatgacacaacgatgcagaagcatatagtcaagtgcccaaagtttcctcagggctcaaatcagcctatgacaaaacaaaatgtttatatttatgtctgtatatgacaaggtaaatacagttagtataaattacccacaacatttccagtttattcctgttaattcccgtatattcccgttaattcccatggaaagtttccaactttgaatattcccggaatttttcaACCCTACACTTGAGTATAAATGTACTgcgttttgtatttttttttaaagctggtCAACTATGGATTGTATATTCTTTCAAATCAATAACTCTTTCATTATTTACTGCTGATTAACTTTATTGTGGTGGGAATTCATGATGATTAAGGACATATTACATGTATCATCATATTACACTACTAGATCAGATCCGTTTCAGAAGGTTGCACACTGCTTCGAAGGCAGTAGGTTTCTGATACTCACTCTCTCCTGCCGTCTTTCAGCAGCTGCTTGGCGAGAAGTCGCTCTTTCTCCAGCTGCAaggtgattttctttttgtactgCTTCAGTCTGTCGCGCTGCTGCTTCAGTtgctgaagaaaacacaaagagtcACAGATATAAGAAGTAAATGTAGAACTTGCATCAGGGAAATTAACTGAATGCACAATGTATAATTTGGCCAAATAATACACACTACACCAAGTGACACACATGCCTAATGTTTGAAattgtacaaatacacacaatataaCCTTGAATGTGTATCACTGAACAATATGATAATATACTAATGAACATTCTAATCATGTcaacaatgacattaaacacatGTAATTTATATAAATTGATTGTTTTGACAGTatccaacagagagagagagagatgtttctATTATATtaagttattattttacttaaatgtttatatttctaaCAGCACAGTCAGAGTactatgtaaatgtgtgttgttttgacaCTGTCTGTTTTTGCCATTAAAGCTCCTTTGaatagaaatgtatttgaatttagggatgggggggggtcTGGCTGGTAAAGCATTGATTACATTGAATCCAATAGTAAACACACTGGCTAACCCGGCTCAGCTAGCACTAGCCTTGGCTGGTGTGATGCTAACGCCGCTAGCAGCTCACCAGAACGGCTCTGTCCTGCTCCGTCACACGGGAGGGTGGAGCCTTTCTCCCAAACACGTTTcccattgtttagccacgacccCCCACCGCACCCCCCTTCGTCAACACACGACCCGTTACTGAACATGTGATCATAGTGAGAAGCCCCGAAACGGCCAGCACTGTCAGACTAGCGGACGACCACCATGGCCACACGGTGCTTCCGTGTTTTCTACGGCAAGCGATGAGTTCGCGTTAACTGGAGCTTGGTACTGGATAAATATCACCCAGTGTGAGTTTCCTGGTGTTGTGGTGATTtattatcatatcatattatcaTCTATGGCCTGATATTAGCAGCACAagtaaatttaataaaaaaagtgaACCATaagcatttcaaattaaatataaaaaaaaatgtttttaattaaattaaataaaaaaattaaattaaattaaattaaattaaaaaaaaaaaaaactgcgcgcacatcctgcgcagaagcccattgagcccattttaatttaatttttcttttttatatttaattataatttaattatatcgtgtgtgtcattctatgctgctttttaaacacacttctgaaaaaatattttctactttaccaccttacttaaaagttacttttatatttttagattttagatactggaggatttaacatgctttaaaaacctattgttagagaataacccagtagtttccaaacttgtcttcttacgccttacaagaatcacagtctgctgctgctggtttccatgtgatgtcctgaggctgccccctgctggctgctgggttcctctgctgctcttgcttggtttgtgcagcttgtgattaactaaagctgtccataaaagaaaatctttattatccttcaagggcaatttgatgtacaaccagcaaccagttcacaacaaaaataaaccaatatatacaatgtaaataaaacacaatataaaaaccctataagtagcaggggaaaattagcttttaataaattaactgataagtcgaccaacagaaaattacccgtcaactatttagatattctagaaacatttcattctacttttaatttcctgttgtgtttctaactATTTATAATGTTGGTGACGTTTctttgataaatgtgtggaggttttattacctctgctaaggaggttatgttttcacctctgatttgtcagtcaacatgtaataaactactggaccaataaccacaaaacttggtagaaggaagtTGCATGGATCAGAGAGGAACCTGTACggctttgttttaataaaacatgcacttgtcaaagtgtaggtgtgctatgtcttgaaaaacagcttcggattcctatcacttgtgcacatgtaccaactttctggaggccaagtatgaattacgaagaatggatttaaaaaaaagaactgtacttgtgtaacagtgtattgtatataggtgcatcattgtcagctgtatagTCATTGTCAGCCAGTTACAGTTGGCTATACAGCCGAATATTGAATTAGCTTGGACCCCTAAtgaatgtttgtattaaactatgaaatggtTTCAATCTCCTTATTCACCTTCCCtcaatgtttctcctccctctccctctctccctctctctctctctcagcagtaAAATGACAGGCTGGAGGCGGGATCACATCAGATACCATGCAGCGAATCCAGCCAGAGCAGCGATCCAAGTCGCAAACAGAACCTGTCCCGTTGGGTGTCGGAGGTCGGCCATGGCGAGTTGACTTGCATAGGCCGTTCCACTCGACGCCGCTGGATGCaccaaaagagaaacacaaaccttgacaacaacaacctcacaacagttcctcatagcagcatgatgcatacaaagagaagtataaaaagctactcattttggcagcatggtagggacatttgctgatgtcaccatccgtggctccgtgcacaggcaagccagcatctaaaacatcctcctggatgagctccctgtgtgaacagacacgctgcggtgacagactgcggttagtcaaagatgaatcaaaaaaagattaaattatcagatgcacaattcagaaagcaccgcaaagtagaggaggagaagaaagaacaatatagaggtaagaatcaccccgattgtggacatcattaatgtttatttttgtcgacatgacatgatgtgctatcagtacagctgatttcagactctttatattttttgttatatatttttattgttttttatagcttacaattgtgtctgcctgtgtgtgcatctgtatacagtccaaaagttattgtggatgcatgacagtttgcgtgtgtatgttggggggcgccaatttgaaatctcgcctagggtgccaacatggccagggccggccctgctaTTGAGCATATCAAAATTGGGTATAATtacaacacagcacattataGTGCtcacagttttgtttcatttgtcctttttgtgcGGTCATTGCTTCACACCACAGTTATAGAGGCCTGGATTTGAAGTAAATCCCATTCTGCTGTGTTTATTTAGTCCACGGAAATAGTCCCACATGCAGCTGCAGTGCAGTCTTCAAATGTAGCAAAACAGCAAACCCAGCATCTCTGATTATTTGATTCATCCGTGATAAGCAGGTCATACATTGCAATCCAGTGTAACAATAAGATCCAAGATCCAAAATTTGTGGctggaaagggaaaaaaaaaaccaggCCACGTCTGTTCACATCACAACTTCAATATTTGATATGGTTTTCATTGATATCTTACACAAGGCCTGATATATGAAGGAATTCAATtaccacaaaacaaaatggaccTTTCAGAAATCAAATACATCGATGGGTGGACTGTGAACTTGTCATTTATCAGTCATCTCACCTCAAATCAAAATCCAGACCATATTGATCATATTCACGCAGGCCACCAAAGTATAggaaaaagcacacacacaaaaaacagtcTTTGATCCATTCAGTTTAAAAGGCTCTTACTTTGCTTACATTTGAGCAACAAATATCCACACATCTTGAAAGTAACAACAGTTGTGAGATGAAGCTCTCCGGACCCCCTTCACTCCAAACTGCATGCAGGGCTTTCAGAGCTCTGCACTGGTGTGAACTGCTCATTGTCGCACATCTCCTGCTTTCATGTCTCGGACTGGGACGGCAGGGTTTTTGGTCCCGTAAACAGGATTATTCCATGAAGACAGCCGCCGCAGATTAGAACTCAGAGTCTCAATCAGTGCTTCTCTGAAAAGGGATTCCCGGGGCCGCAGGTTACACCTGGAAGTCCGTCCCAAAGTGTCTGATCTGGGCGTCAGTCATAGATAGATAGGTGGTCCTCATACTGGGCGAGTACTGCAAGAAAAGAGAATTGTAAAAACACAGTTTAGCTCTTTTGCCTTTGAAGGCATCATAAGATATCATCAAATGGaatgtttaaattatattaatgtaAGCTTTGGGAGCCCTTGGTTTTGATCATGAATTGGTCTTTGATGAGGAATCAGGGGATaaggtggcgggggggggggtcatggaATAcgtcacactgacacacaacagtCTGTTGATTAAAAAgtgccaaaggtcaaaggtcacacagcTGACATACTGTTTGGCGCAATGAAGAGGGGGTTGGGTTATAGGTTAAACAGTCTGCACAGCAAGCCAGATAACAGAGACAAGCCCACGGCGTGTTTCGAGAagtgaaatggaaatgaaaccaGAACAAGTCAGGAAGAAGTTAGACAA encodes:
- the LOC133023257 gene encoding charged multivesicular body protein 6-like, whose amino-acid sequence is MGNVFGRKAPPSRVTEQDRAVLQLKQQRDRLKQYKKKITLQLEKERLLAKQLLKDGRRDKALLLLKKKRYQDQLLEKTENQLSNLERMVQDIEFMQIEMQVIEELKVGNDCLRSMHQIMSIEDVERILDETQESIEYQRQIDEMLAGALTQDDEDAVLAELQAITQGEDIALPEVPTEPIPEVPEAAKAEPERREAKNKLEREMQAA